CAGCACTAACAAAAGAACAGTCGCTTTGTTTGCTTTGTTTGGCGCTTTGTTTGGCGCTTTGTTTGGCTCAGGGAGGGGATTTCAGCTGTCAGCTGGATCAATCTGCTCAAATGCATTGCATAAGTCGAGCGGTGAGAGCAAAAATCGCCCATCAATATGATCTTAATAGGTAACTACTCCCCCACTCTCATCTCTAAGAACAGAGCATCTAATTCCCCCCTTTGCAAGGGGGGGTAGGGGGATTTCTTCAGCCAGAATCCCCCTCAATCCCCCTTTTGCAAAGGGGGAGGTCAATTCTCTACCCATTAAACCCCCTTCAAAACAAAAGAACAGTCGCTTTGTTTTTCTTTTTTGGCTCTCTGCGTCCTTTGCGCTCCTTTGCGTCCTCTGCGTCCCATTAAACAAAAGGACAGTCGCTTTGTTTTTTCCTTTGTTTTTCTTTGTTTTTGGCTCTCTGCGTCCTTTGCGCTCCTTTGCGTCCTCTGCGTCCCATGGTTTACGCCGTTCGGAGCTAAATTCGCTGGTCAGTAAAGCCTGCTGAGCTTGTAGCGGCCCACGGCGTGCCTGAGCCAGACCATGAACACGGCGGCGGCGGGCAGGGCCAGGAGTACGCCGAAGAAGCCGAACAGGTGGCCGCCGGCCATGACGGCGAAGATCACCGCCACCGGGTGCATGCCGATCTGGTCGCCGACGAACTTGGGGGTGAGCACCGCGCCCTCCACCACCTGACCGACGACGAACACCAGGGCCACCCCCAGCAGGGGCTCGATGGCGTGAAATTGCAGCACCGCCGCCACCCCGGCCATGAGTATGCCCAGGATCAACCCCAGATAGGGCACAAAGCTGACCACCCCGGCGATCATGCCGATCAGCAGGGCCAGCTCCAGCCCCAACAGCCACAGCCCGGTGGCGTAGATCATCCCCAGCGCCAGCATGACCATCAACTGGCCCCGGATGAAGGCCCCGAGCATGGCATCCGACTCCTGCGCCAGCCTCACCAGGGTGGGCTCGAAGCGCCGGGGCAGCAGCACCCGCACGCCGGCGGTGAGCAGGTCCCAGTCGCGCAGCAGGTAAAAGGTCAGTACCGGGACCAGCACCAGATTCATCAGCAGCAGCAGCAGCGCCGTACCTGAGCTGGATACCGAGCTGAGCAGCCCCTTGACCAGGCCACCGGCCTCGCGCCAATGCTCGGCAAGCAGTTCCTGCACCAGGCTCAGGTCTTGCAGCTGGCCGATCAGCCCCAGATGTTTCTGCGCCCAGGGCAGGACATGGTTGCGCAGCCATTCCAGATAGCCGGGAAACTGCTTGAGCAGATAGCTGATCTGCGCTTCCAGCTGGGGCAGTACCAGCAGCAGCATGAGCAGCAGGGCGAGCAACAGGGCGATAAACACCAGGCTCACCGCCAGGGTGCGGCTCAGGCCTTTCTCCTCCAGGCGATCACACAGGGGGTCACCCAGATAGGCCAGCAGGGCGCTGATCAGGAAGGGGGCTAGGATAGGCGAGAGCAGGTGCACCAGCCAGCCGCCCAGCAGGGCCAGGGCCAGGTAATACCAGTGTCGGCTATCGCTGCTTTGCGTCGCCATGTACCGCCTCCCGGGCCCGTTTGCTCCATTCCCAGACGTAATCGATGCCGCTGCTCAGGGTGGTGGCCAGGGTTGCCCAGATCAGTGCCGTCAGGGCACCCTCCGGCAGCAGGTCGAGCAGAGGCAGCTGCGCCAGCACCACCGCCAGCACCAGAACGATCTGCATGAAGGTGTTGATTTTACTGACAATAGTCGGCTCGGCTTCGAGCAGGCTGATGTTGAAATTCCACCAGAGGGCGCCGCCGACGATGATCAGATCACGCAGCAGCACCGCCGCCACCAGCCACCAGGGCAGCAGGCCGAGCCAGGCCAGGCTGAGGCTGCTGGAGACCAGCAGCAGCTTGTCCGCCAGGGGATCGAGCAGGGAGCCGAGCCGACTCTGCCAGTGGTAGTGCTTGGCCAGGAAGCCATCCACCCCATCGGACACCCCGGCGATGAAAAACAGCCCCAGGGCCAGCGCGAACTCCTCCCGCAGCAGGGCATAGACCACCGGCCCCACCAGCAGGATACGCGCCAGGGTGATCAGATTAGGGATGTCGCTTGAGTTGAAGCTGGGCTTGAACATGGGCGATCAGAGCCGGGTGAAATACAGGCGCTTGGGCTGCGCGGGGCCTGGCTTGGGGGCCTGGCTGCGGCCGGGCAGGTTGAAGGGGTCCTGAAAATCATGCGCCGGGGGTTTGGGTTTGGGCTTGGCCGGTTGGGGTGGCGCAACCGCTGCCAGCTGACCGCCGAAGGCGAGTGCCTGCAGCAGGTCGTCGCGCCCGCCGATCAGGTCCAGTTGCAGGATCTGCCAAGCCCCCTCCCGGCCCAGGTGTCGCGCCGCCTGCACCAGGCTCAGCCGGTTGAGGTAATCCAGCAGGCGACGGGCCGAGCCGGGGCTATCCAGGCCACCTATGGCCAGCTCCAGGGTCTCGCCCTGGTCGGTCGGCGTGGCCTGCGGGGCCGCGCTCAGGCGCGCCAGGCCCTGACCCAGCAGCGGCCCCAGTTGCGGCCCCTGATCGGCCCACTCACTGCGCTGGCCCTGCTCCAGGCGGGTCCAATGCAGCCGCCAGCCGTCCTCCAGCGGGGTCATGCGGCCAATCAGCAAGGCCCCGACGGCATAGCGCTGGGACAGGCTGATCAGGCTGGCATCGGCCTGGGCCTGTCCCTGATCAGCGGCAAAGGCGGCCCGCTCTTGCAGATCCGCCAGGGGAAGCAGCAGGCGCAGACCCTGCGCCCGCCCCTGCTCGGTCAGGCTTCGATAGGCCGAAGCAGGCTCGTCCGGGTCCACAAGCCAGTATTCCTCGCCCTGTTGCCGCAGCAGCCAGACCAGGGTCTCGGAGGACTCCCGATTCAGCGCCAGGCCGCGCTGGGCGAGGGCCGTGCGCAGGGCATCGGGCCGGAACCAGATGCGCAGGATGCGCCGCTGGCTGGTATCCGCCGGGCTGCGGTAATTGAACTTGGCCACATAGCGCCAGGCCGCTGGCGGCAGATCGGCAAAGGCGGGCTGCAACCAGAGGGGCTGGCCGTTGCCAAGGCGCAACAGCAGGCGGCGCAGGCCCTCGGCAAAAGCCGCGTCCTGGGTGGATTGCTGCTCATCGGCAACGCTCAGCTCAAGGAAATAGTCGCCATCATCGGCCTGCAGGGGCGCGGCAAGCCAGATCAACAACAGCAGGGGCAGGACGCGCAGGGATCTATTCATGGCAAAATTCTACCCCCGCACGGCCTAACCTGTCTAAAATACCCGGCCTCATCGCCCGATTCGGCCCGATCCAACCCGAAATCAATCAGGACACAGCGTGCACCAGAAACCCGTCTCCATCAGCTACCGCGACGCCGGGGTCGATATCGACGCCGGCAACAGCCTCGTTGAACGCATCAAGCCCATGGTCAAAAACACCCACCGGCCCGGCGTATTGGGCGGTCTGGGGGGCTTTGGCGCCCTGTTCGAGCTGCCCCTGGAGCGCTACCGCCAGCCGGTGCTGGTATCCGGCACCGATGGCGTCGGCACCAAGCTCAAGCTGGCGCTGGAGCTGGGCCGCCACGACAGCATCGGCATCGATCTGGTGGCCATGTGCGTCAACGACATCCTGGTCGCCGGCGCCGAGCCGCTGTTTTTCCTCGACTACTATGCCACCGGCAAGCTGGACGTGGAGGTGGCCACCCAGGTAGTCAGCGGCATCGCCGAGGGCTGCCTGCAGGCCGGCTGCGCCCTCACCGGTGGCGAGACCGCCGAGATGCCCGGCCTATACGCCGCCGGCGACTATGATCTGGCCGGCTTTGCCGTGGGCATTGCCGAAAAGGACCGGCTGCTGCGCCCAGAGCGGGTGCAGGCAGGAGATCAGATTCTCGGCCTGGCCTCCTCCGGCCCGCATTCCAACGGCTACTCCCTGATCCGCAAGATCATCGAGGTGGCCGGGCTGGACCTCAACGCGCCCTTTGAGAACACAAGCCTGGGCCAGGCCCTGCTGGCGCCCACGCGCATCTACGTCAAGCCCCTGCTGGCCTTGCTGGATCAGCTGGAGGTACACGCCCTGGCGCACATCACCGGCGGCGGCCTGCCGGAGAACCTGCCGCGGGTGCTGCCCCAGGGCCTGGATGCGGAGATTGACCTCGGCAGCTGGCCGCGCCCAGCGCTGTTCCGGCTGCTGCAGGAGCAGGGCAATGTGGTGGAGTCAGAGATGCTGCGCACCTTCAACTGCGGCATCGGCATGCTGGTGATAGTCCCGGCGGAGCAGGCCCAGCAGGCCACCGCCCTGCTGGGCCAGGCCGGTGAGCAGGTCTATCGCCTCGGCCAGATCATAGCCAACGGCGGTCAAGCGCCGCAGGTGCGCCTGCAGGGGGCCGCCAACTAATGTCCCAGCCCATTGATTGCAGGCTGGTCGTGCTCATCTCCGGCAGCGGCAGCAACCTGCAGGCCCTGATCGATGCCCAAGCCGCCGGTGCGCCCTACCGCATCGCCGCCGTGATCAGCAACCGCGCCGATGCCTACGGCCTGCAACGGGCCGCCCAAGCCGGAATCGACACCCTGGTGCTAGATCACCGCGACTACCCCGACCGCGAGAGCTACGATCAGGCCCTGATCGCCGCCATCGACCAGTTCCAGCCCGGCCTGGTGGCCCTGGCCGGCTTCATGCGCATCCTCAGTGATCAGTTTGTCCGCCACTACAGCGGCCGCCTGCTCAACATCCACCCCTCCCTGCTGCCCAAATACAAGGGCCTGCACACCCATCGGCGGGCCTTGGAGGCGGGGGATCGGGAACACGGCTGTAGCGTCCATTTCGTCACGGAAGAACTGGACGGCGGCCCGGTGATCGTGCAGGCCAAGGTGGTGGTCCAGCCAGACGACAACGCCGAGGCCCTGGCCGCCCGAGTGCTCAAGCGCGAGCATTTCATCTACCCCCTGTGCCTGCGCTGGTTCGCCGAAGGCCGACTGCGCCTGGGCCAAGGCCAGGTCGAGCTGGAAGGTGCCGCCCTGGCGGGGCCGGTGGTGTTCGATACAGAAGACAGAAGACGGAAGACAGATTTTTGCGTCGCTGCGCGACAGATTAAGTAAAACTGGCGCGAAGCACCTCTGTCATCCGTCCTCTGTCTTCTGTATCCACTGGGCCATGGTGCTGTACAGCTGGAACAGGTTGATGGGCTTGCCGATGAAATCGTTCATGCCCGCAGCCAGGCACTTCTCCCGGTCACCGCGCATCATGTTGGCGGTCAGGGCAATGATCGGCAACTGCTTGAAGCGGGCCTGTTGACGCAGGCGCCGTGTTGCCTCCAGGCCATCCATCACCGGCATCTGGCAGTCCATCAAGACGCCGTCAAAGGCCACCTGGTCGAGCAGTTCCAGCGCATCGACCCCATTGCCGACCACCTCCACCAGCATACCCTGACCGCTGAGCAGCTCATACACCAGCTCCTGATTGATCAGGTTATCCTCCGCCAGCAGCACCTTGGCCCCACGCAGTTGGGCGATGGCCGCGCTGGGGTCGCCGTTAACCCGCACCCTGGGGTCTGCTGCGGGCTCGCCGTGCAGCCGCTCCAGGCCCAGGGTGAAGTGAAAGGTGCTGCCCTGACCGGGTAGGCTCTCCACCCAGATACTGCCCTGCATCAGCTCCAGCAGGTGCTTGCAGATGGAAAGCCCGAGACCGGTGCCGCCGTATTTGCGCGTGGTCGAGGCATCCGCCTGGGCAAAGGGCTGGAACAGCCGTGCCTGCTGCTCCGGGCTGATACCGATGCCGCTATCGCGCACCCAGCCGTGCAGCTGCAAGGACTCGCCTGTTTCTTCATACCGTTCCAGACCGACCTCCACCTGGCCGCCCTGGGGGGTGAACTTCACCGCGTTGCCGGCCAGGTTGATGAGCACCTGGCCAATGCGCAGGGGGTCGCCCCGCAGGGACTCGGGCAGGCGCTGGTCCAGACGGCATTCCAGACTGATGGACTTTTCCGCGCACTTAAGACCGATGATGTGGCGCACGTTGTCCAGCACGTCGTTGAGGCGGAATTCGGTCTCTTCGATCTCCAGTCGGCCCGCCTCGATCTTGGAGAAATCCAGGATATCGTTGAGTATCCCCAGCAGGTTATGGGCCGAGCTGTGCGCCTTTTCGATGAAGTTGCGCTGGCGCGGGTTGAGCTGGGATTGCAGGGCCAGGTGGGTCATGCCGATGATGCCGTTCATCGGCGTGCGCAGCTCGTGGGACATATTGGCCAGAAACTGCCCCTTGGACTGATTGGCCGACTCCGCCGCCGCCTTGGCCTCGGCCAGCTCGGCGGTACGCTCCTCCACCAGCTGCTCCAGGTGCAGGCGAT
This is a stretch of genomic DNA from gamma proteobacterium SS-5. It encodes these proteins:
- a CDS encoding AI-2E family transporter, translating into MATQSSDSRHWYYLALALLGGWLVHLLSPILAPFLISALLAYLGDPLCDRLEEKGLSRTLAVSLVFIALLLALLLMLLLVLPQLEAQISYLLKQFPGYLEWLRNHVLPWAQKHLGLIGQLQDLSLVQELLAEHWREAGGLVKGLLSSVSSSGTALLLLLMNLVLVPVLTFYLLRDWDLLTAGVRVLLPRRFEPTLVRLAQESDAMLGAFIRGQLMVMLALGMIYATGLWLLGLELALLIGMIAGVVSFVPYLGLILGILMAGVAAVLQFHAIEPLLGVALVFVVGQVVEGAVLTPKFVGDQIGMHPVAVIFAVMAGGHLFGFFGVLLALPAAAVFMVWLRHAVGRYKLSRLY
- a CDS encoding CDP-alcohol phosphatidyltransferase family protein; this encodes MFKPSFNSSDIPNLITLARILLVGPVVYALLREEFALALGLFFIAGVSDGVDGFLAKHYHWQSRLGSLLDPLADKLLLVSSSLSLAWLGLLPWWLVAAVLLRDLIIVGGALWWNFNISLLEAEPTIVSKINTFMQIVLVLAVVLAQLPLLDLLPEGALTALIWATLATTLSSGIDYVWEWSKRAREAVHGDAKQR
- a CDS encoding DUF2066 domain-containing protein — encoded protein: MNRSLRVLPLLLLIWLAAPLQADDGDYFLELSVADEQQSTQDAAFAEGLRRLLLRLGNGQPLWLQPAFADLPPAAWRYVAKFNYRSPADTSQRRILRIWFRPDALRTALAQRGLALNRESSETLVWLLRQQGEEYWLVDPDEPASAYRSLTEQGRAQGLRLLLPLADLQERAAFAADQGQAQADASLISLSQRYAVGALLIGRMTPLEDGWRLHWTRLEQGQRSEWADQGPQLGPLLGQGLARLSAAPQATPTDQGETLELAIGGLDSPGSARRLLDYLNRLSLVQAARHLGREGAWQILQLDLIGGRDDLLQALAFGGQLAAVAPPQPAKPKPKPPAHDFQDPFNLPGRSQAPKPGPAQPKRLYFTRL
- the purM gene encoding phosphoribosylformylglycinamidine cyclo-ligase; the encoded protein is MHQKPVSISYRDAGVDIDAGNSLVERIKPMVKNTHRPGVLGGLGGFGALFELPLERYRQPVLVSGTDGVGTKLKLALELGRHDSIGIDLVAMCVNDILVAGAEPLFFLDYYATGKLDVEVATQVVSGIAEGCLQAGCALTGGETAEMPGLYAAGDYDLAGFAVGIAEKDRLLRPERVQAGDQILGLASSGPHSNGYSLIRKIIEVAGLDLNAPFENTSLGQALLAPTRIYVKPLLALLDQLEVHALAHITGGGLPENLPRVLPQGLDAEIDLGSWPRPALFRLLQEQGNVVESEMLRTFNCGIGMLVIVPAEQAQQATALLGQAGEQVYRLGQIIANGGQAPQVRLQGAAN
- the purN gene encoding phosphoribosylglycinamide formyltransferase; its protein translation is MSQPIDCRLVVLISGSGSNLQALIDAQAAGAPYRIAAVISNRADAYGLQRAAQAGIDTLVLDHRDYPDRESYDQALIAAIDQFQPGLVALAGFMRILSDQFVRHYSGRLLNIHPSLLPKYKGLHTHRRALEAGDREHGCSVHFVTEELDGGPVIVQAKVVVQPDDNAEALAARVLKREHFIYPLCLRWFAEGRLRLGQGQVELEGAALAGPVVFDTEDRRRKTDFCVAARQIK
- a CDS encoding response regulator → MPIRLKLLAAFFSVSLVALGISYGIGLYVQNKAVAVFERVGGHVLPGSMAAAQLAAELYRVERLLVDFAAEPSERQRDRIKQGLAQLASFQLEHGMYHTDDDLAEKVEHYAQAYGRLVTQYLLLSGDPAAEPQRQKTAQRLHRLVQDFDREIIPHIRADVAYSYRRVADIEKVGPQSRRWLALSSILLLGFTLLVSLYIAKRLSRPLAQLRDAALKVGGGQLDFRFQTDSRDEIGELAHAFNRMVERLATTHDDLLRVNQRLQASIAEKTGLVDELVDYRLHLEQLVEERTAELAEAKAAAESANQSKGQFLANMSHELRTPMNGIIGMTHLALQSQLNPRQRNFIEKAHSSAHNLLGILNDILDFSKIEAGRLEIEETEFRLNDVLDNVRHIIGLKCAEKSISLECRLDQRLPESLRGDPLRIGQVLINLAGNAVKFTPQGGQVEVGLERYEETGESLQLHGWVRDSGIGISPEQQARLFQPFAQADASTTRKYGGTGLGLSICKHLLELMQGSIWVESLPGQGSTFHFTLGLERLHGEPAADPRVRVNGDPSAAIAQLRGAKVLLAEDNLINQELVYELLSGQGMLVEVVGNGVDALELLDQVAFDGVLMDCQMPVMDGLEATRRLRQQARFKQLPIIALTANMMRGDREKCLAAGMNDFIGKPINLFQLYSTMAQWIQKTEDG